Within Oribacterium sp. oral taxon 102, the genomic segment CCTCGTCCGCTACCACCGCAAAGCCCTTGCCTGCCTCTCCGGCACGCGCCGCCTCAACCGCCGCGTTGAGCGCGAGGATATTGGTCTGGAAAGCGATGTCATCGATCGCCTTGATGATCTTCTGCACATGGTTCGATTTATCGGCGATCTCCTGCATCGCCTGCATCATCACCTCCATCTGCCGGTTCTCGTCGGCGATCCGCTGCGCCACCTGCCGATTGAACGCCTCCGCCTCGGCGGCATTCCTTGCGTTGCCGTCCATTCGTGCGGAGAGGTTCTCGATCGACGCGGTCATCTCCTCCAGTGTGGAGGCCTGCTCCGTCGCACCCTGCGAGAAAGCGGCGGCGGCATCCGCGATCTGATGGGAGCCTGCGTCCACCTGTCCGGCAACCTCATGAATATTCCGGAAGATGCCGTTCAGATTGGTACGGATCTGCTCATAGGACTCCGCAATCTGCTGAAAGTCTCCGATATATGCCTCTCGGTTCCTGCTCTCTGCCGCGAAGTTCCCCTTGCTCATCTCGATCATCAGGAAGCGGATGTCGCCGACGAGGGTGCGAAGCATCGATGTAAGCGCGTTAAAGTCCCGCACCATGTCTCCGATCTCATCCTTCCCGAGCTTCTCCTCCGAAACCTCGACCCGAATGCTGCCGCCACGCATCTCCTCTATCGCCCTGCTCATTCTGCATACGCCTCTGGTGATATTCGCGGCGAGCCTGAGGAAGATCGCGAGACTGCAGGAAACCGCCAGTGCGATCAGAATGAGCACCAGAACGGTCGCCCGCGTCCGGAGCCGCCCCACCTCCGAGAGCTTCTCCGCCGCCTCTGTATCGGAGAGCTTGCCGACTGCAGAGAGCGCCGAGACGAAGTTCTCCGAGGTGCCCTTGTTGAAGGTATCATAGTAGCGCATCGCACCCTGAACATCCCCATTTTCCGCCATCGTGAGAAGACTGTCGGCATCCGCCTTAAGCGCCTGCAGCGCAGTTTCCAGCTCCTGCACGAGCTCCGGCGCGCCGAGTGTCGCCTTCATGGATGTGATTTTCTCCTCCATGCCGGCGAAGCGCTCCTCGAAATCTGCCTTCTGCTCCGAAGCAGGATTCCCGACGGGATCCATCAGGGCAAGCAGGATTCGCTTGTTGATGGTCTGGATGTCCTTTCGGATGTTCAGCTGCGCCTTCGTGTTCTCATACTGCACTGTAGAGAATTCCGTCATCAGCCGTGCCATCCGGTCGAAGGCGACATAGGATGCCGTCATCACGCCCATATTCAGCACCGCTATGATCGCCATCGTGATGAGAAATTTCGTTCTCACCCTCTTGTCTCTAAAGCATTCTCTTTTCATCTTTGTCTCCTCCCCTGTCCCTCCTCTCTCCTCTTCGGGTGAGGGACAGCATTCCTATCTTATCTGCCTTTCAGCAGTCGTTTCCGTTTTCTCTGTTCTTCTCCAGAAGCCCGATGATAACCCGATTCGTGACGCATTTCACCGTCAGAAGAAGCTGGAAGCCGGCTGCCTTGACGATCGGCTTCAGGCAGAACTGCATCCAGCGATATCTCCCGCCGGGCTGTCCGGCGCGCAGAAAGCAGTCCAGCACGCCCTCCTCGCTGAGCTGCAGCCTCGACTCCATCGTCCCCGGCTCCAGAAATGCCCAGTACTGCTCCAGATCCGCAGGGTGAATGTATTTTTTTCCGAAGTATTCCCGCATTTCCAGTGTGGAATGCGAGTGCATATCCCGCACATACTCCCGCGACTGATAGATGAAGAAGCAGCGGTTCCGCGCCGGGAAGATCACGCCCGCCAGCTCATACATTTCATAGATGGACTGCATGGTCTCTGCCATCCTGAGCTTCCGGTCCGAGACTCTGCCGTTGGAAAAGTTGTAGATGCTGATGAGAAATGCCTGCCGGTCCGCCGTCTCGCTCAGATATCTCCCGCGGATGGAGCAGAGGTTCCCGCGGAGCATCACGTCGATGCTCTCTACCTGCCGCTTCGCCCGAAGCACTTTCAGGTAGCTCCTGCTCTCGTGATACAGCTCCGCATCCGGCTCATTGAGCGCATCCATGATCTGCCGTTTCCGCAGCTTGTCGATCGCACAGAGGGTCTCCTCGAAGGCATGGTTGCAGAAAACTGCCGAGATCCTGTCGTCGCAGAGCTCGATGATCGCGATCGGCGTCGTCGCATCATAGCCCTGTTTCCCCGTGCACTGCGGCTCTCTCGACGGATAGAGCTCATCCGCGCTCAGCAGGTTCACATAGCCGAGCGCATCCGCATAGCGGCTGTTCTCCCGCTTTTCGAGACGGAATTCATGCGCGCGAAGCTGCTCCATTGTCTCCTGATAGGGCTGCGGTCTTCCTATATAGTAGCCCTGTCCCTTCTCACAGCCGATCTCCCTGAGGAACATAAGCTGCTCCCTCGTCTCCACTCCCTCCGCCAGCGTCCGCACGCCGACCTTCTTCGCCATATCGACGATGGAGGCGATGATCTTCCTGGACTTCTCGCTGAAATCCCGGAGGAAGAGCATATCGATCTTCAGGAGATCCACATCATAGTCCTTCAGGACATTCAGGGAGCTGTAGCCGCTGCCGAAGTCGTCCATCCAGATCTGATAGCCCGCATCATGGAAGCGGCGGATATCCGCCTTGATCTTCTGCGGATCTCCGGCGAGGATAGACTCCGTGATCTCCACATGCAGCATCTCCCGCGGCACGCGGTAAAACCGTGCCAGCGTCTCAATTTCATCGAAGATGTCGCAGAGCTGGAAGTCGAGGCGGGAGAGGTTGAAGCTCACCGGCACGGTCTGTTCCCCCGCCTTCCGGAGCTCGCTGAGCTGCCGGCACACGAGCTCCACGACATGGAGATCCAGCTTGTGAATGAGCTGATACTCCTCCAGCACGGGGACGAACTCTGCCGGAGACAGCAGGCCGAATTCCGGATCTCTCCAGCGCACCAGCGCCTCCAGCCCGCAGGTCTCCCCGCTCAGCGTCCGGATCACCGGCTGGTAATATGCCTCGATCTGCCCCTCCGAGATCGCCGTATAAATATTCTCTACGACCGTCCGTTTCCGAAGCAGCTGCTGGTTCAGCTCCTCGTCATAGTAGCGGTAGCTCAGCCACCGCTGCCTGCGGATGCTCTCCGCAGCGGTCTTCGCGCGGTCGCAGGCGGTATTGATGTCGACATCGCCGGACGGGAGGACATAAATGCCGCTCTTCAGCTCCAGCTTCATATTCAGCTGGATCTCGCTGAACTCGTCGTGGATGCGGCCCACCGCCGGATACACCTCCTCCTTGCCGCAGAAGACGACGAACTGATCCCCGAAGTACCGTCCGACCAGCGCCCGCGGAAAATAATCCCGGATAATGTCGGAAAGCGCGATAATCAGGCTGTTGCCGCGGTCGAAGCTGTATCGCTCATTAAAGCTTTTGAAATCCAGAATATTAAAATAGACTACCGCATAATTCCGCTCGGGATTCCGCCGGGCGATCCACTCTCCCTGTTCCCGGAAGGCGTGCATCTTCATCGTGCCGGTCAAACCGTCATAAATTTGCAGAGGGCGTCCCGCTGCCCTCCGGTCTACGAGATGGCGACGCTCTGCCTCCGCCGGGCGCTCCTGCTGTCTAGATTCATTCCCTTCCATACTGCACCTCGTCTGTGATTATCCTTATTATGTTTTTTTATGACCCTATAAGGCGTATATTTAAACATTTTAACTTATGGTGAAAGTATTATCAATAGGCGAAAATGCTATATGAGGCATAAATTTCTCGTAATAAATATACAACAAAAGACGAGCAAATTTAGGAAAAATTCCCAAATCCACTCGTCTCGCAAGGGTTTTCTTATCCATTTCTATGAGTTATGTTTATGATTCACAGAGCTGTCTCATTATACATCCGCTTTTCCCGCAGTCTGCCTGCCGCTCTCCGCTTCCGGATAGCTTCCGTACAGAAAACCACTGCCACCGCGCCGACCCCCAGCGCGTCGGTCAGCGCGCCCGGGTAGAGCATCAGAAGCCCCGAGAGTGCGAGCAGGATCCGGAGCAGCGGGCGGATCGGACGGAGGAGATAGCCCTCGACCGCCGCAGCAATCGCCGCCATGCCGATGAAGCTCGTGAGGATGATCTGGACGAATGCTCCCGCCGTCGTGTCGATCAGCAGCATGGAAGGGTTCAGGCAGAAAATATAGGGGATCAGGAAAGCCGCGATCGCCAGCTTCGTCGCATTGAAGCCGGTCTTCATCGGGTCTGCCCGCGCAATGGCGGCTCCCGCATAGGCGGCGAGCGCCACCGGCGGCGTAATATCCGCGACGATCCCGAAATAAAACACAAACATATTGGCGCTGATCGGGTGCAGTCCCATACCGGTCGTCAGGATCGGCGCACAGGTCGTCGCCATGATGATATAGGTCGCCGTGGTCGGCACGCCCATTCCCAGCACGATGCAGCAGAGCATCGTCAGCAGGAGCGCGATCAGGAGATGTCCGCCCGAGACCGCCACGATCGTCGAGATGAAGAGCTGCCCGAGTCCCGTCATCGTCACGACACCCGCAATGATGCCGGCGATGCCGCAGGCGACTGCGATCGAAAGGGTGTTTCTCGCACCGGCGGCAAGCGCCTCGAAGAAGCGTTTCGGACGCATTCTCCGCTCTCTGTCGAAGCAGGAAACGAGGATACAGAGCAGGGTCGCGAGGATGGCGCTCCGGCTCATGGTGTAGCCCGCGACAATCAGATAGACCAGTACGACGAGCGGCAGCAGCAGATATGCCTTCGGCAGAA encodes:
- a CDS encoding putative bifunctional diguanylate cyclase/phosphodiesterase — translated: MEGNESRQQERPAEAERRHLVDRRAAGRPLQIYDGLTGTMKMHAFREQGEWIARRNPERNYAVVYFNILDFKSFNERYSFDRGNSLIIALSDIIRDYFPRALVGRYFGDQFVVFCGKEEVYPAVGRIHDEFSEIQLNMKLELKSGIYVLPSGDVDINTACDRAKTAAESIRRQRWLSYRYYDEELNQQLLRKRTVVENIYTAISEGQIEAYYQPVIRTLSGETCGLEALVRWRDPEFGLLSPAEFVPVLEEYQLIHKLDLHVVELVCRQLSELRKAGEQTVPVSFNLSRLDFQLCDIFDEIETLARFYRVPREMLHVEITESILAGDPQKIKADIRRFHDAGYQIWMDDFGSGYSSLNVLKDYDVDLLKIDMLFLRDFSEKSRKIIASIVDMAKKVGVRTLAEGVETREQLMFLREIGCEKGQGYYIGRPQPYQETMEQLRAHEFRLEKRENSRYADALGYVNLLSADELYPSREPQCTGKQGYDATTPIAIIELCDDRISAVFCNHAFEETLCAIDKLRKRQIMDALNEPDAELYHESRSYLKVLRAKRQVESIDVMLRGNLCSIRGRYLSETADRQAFLISIYNFSNGRVSDRKLRMAETMQSIYEMYELAGVIFPARNRCFFIYQSREYVRDMHSHSTLEMREYFGKKYIHPADLEQYWAFLEPGTMESRLQLSEEGVLDCFLRAGQPGGRYRWMQFCLKPIVKAAGFQLLLTVKCVTNRVIIGLLEKNRENGNDC
- a CDS encoding methyl-accepting chemotaxis protein, which produces MKRECFRDKRVRTKFLITMAIIAVLNMGVMTASYVAFDRMARLMTEFSTVQYENTKAQLNIRKDIQTINKRILLALMDPVGNPASEQKADFEERFAGMEEKITSMKATLGAPELVQELETALQALKADADSLLTMAENGDVQGAMRYYDTFNKGTSENFVSALSAVGKLSDTEAAEKLSEVGRLRTRATVLVLILIALAVSCSLAIFLRLAANITRGVCRMSRAIEEMRGGSIRVEVSEEKLGKDEIGDMVRDFNALTSMLRTLVGDIRFLMIEMSKGNFAAESRNREAYIGDFQQIAESYEQIRTNLNGIFRNIHEVAGQVDAGSHQIADAAAAFSQGATEQASTLEEMTASIENLSARMDGNARNAAEAEAFNRQVAQRIADENRQMEVMMQAMQEIADKSNHVQKIIKAIDDIAFQTNILALNAAVEAARAGEAGKGFAVVADEVRNLAGKSADAAAETQSIIEGTLEAVQKGVKLMSATAESLNEVQESSDRSNALVGKIVSEMGSDAAFVSEVSSGLEQISEVVQKNSAGSEESSASAQDLSENASTLREMLEKLRY